One window from the genome of Pseudomonadota bacterium encodes:
- the dld gene encoding D-lactate dehydrogenase, translating to MLDDTALLTRFREIVGPKHVLTGDKRTARFRKGYRSGEGDALAVVRPGSLLEQWYILQACVDADKIIILQAANTGLTEGSTPNGRYDRDVVLINTNRMDAIQVLDGGRQILSFPGATLFALETLLKPLKRQPHSVIGSSCIGASIVGGVCNNSGGALVERGPSFTELSLYARINEAGTLELVNHLGIALGDTPEAILDNLEHQRYQADDVQTGNAMASDTEYAARVRDVDADSPSRFNANPERLHESAGCAGKLAVFAVRLDTYPLNQREQVFYLGTNDPDDLTALRRDILQSFKTLPVSAEYMHREAFDVSDRYGKDTVILIDKLGTEWLPKLFAVKGAVDARLNALPLLPRNLSDRVMQGLARLWPDILPKRLREWRDRFEHHLILKVHDDGIEEAQHHLDRFFAERAGGFFACSPREATIAGLHRFAAAGAAVRYQAIHAADVEDILPLDIALKRNDRQWQEQLPEEINRHLVHRLYYGHFLCHVLHQDYIVKKGVDVADLKARMLAILDQRGAEYPAEHNVGHLYTAKPALADFYRRIDPTNSLNPGIGKQSKRKHYA from the coding sequence ATGCTCGATGACACGGCACTGCTGACCCGTTTTCGTGAGATCGTGGGGCCAAAGCACGTTCTGACAGGTGACAAGCGCACAGCGCGCTTTCGCAAGGGCTACCGCTCCGGCGAGGGCGACGCGCTCGCGGTGGTGCGCCCCGGCAGCCTCCTTGAGCAGTGGTATATATTGCAAGCCTGTGTCGATGCCGACAAGATCATCATCCTGCAGGCCGCGAACACCGGGCTCACTGAAGGCTCGACCCCGAATGGGCGCTACGATCGCGACGTCGTGCTGATCAACACCAACCGCATGGACGCGATCCAGGTGCTCGACGGCGGCCGCCAGATCCTGAGTTTCCCGGGTGCGACGTTGTTTGCCCTCGAAACGCTGCTGAAGCCGCTCAAACGCCAACCTCACTCGGTCATCGGCTCCTCTTGCATCGGTGCGTCTATCGTCGGCGGCGTCTGCAACAACTCGGGCGGCGCGCTGGTCGAACGGGGTCCCTCATTTACCGAGCTCTCGCTCTACGCACGCATCAACGAAGCCGGCACCCTCGAGCTCGTGAACCACCTCGGCATCGCGCTGGGTGACACCCCGGAGGCCATCCTCGACAACCTCGAACACCAGCGCTATCAAGCCGACGACGTCCAAACCGGGAATGCCATGGCGTCCGACACCGAATACGCCGCACGCGTGCGCGACGTCGACGCGGACTCCCCATCACGCTTCAACGCCAACCCGGAGCGCTTGCACGAGAGCGCGGGTTGTGCAGGCAAGCTCGCGGTGTTTGCGGTGCGCCTGGACACCTACCCGCTGAACCAGCGCGAGCAGGTGTTCTACCTCGGCACCAACGACCCGGACGACCTGACTGCGCTCCGACGCGACATCCTCCAGTCCTTCAAGACCTTGCCGGTCAGCGCCGAATACATGCACCGGGAGGCCTTTGACGTCTCGGACCGCTACGGCAAAGACACGGTCATCTTGATTGACAAGCTCGGCACCGAATGGTTGCCCAAGCTTTTTGCCGTCAAGGGCGCGGTCGACGCGCGCCTGAACGCACTGCCCCTGCTCCCACGCAACCTCAGCGACCGTGTGATGCAGGGCCTGGCCCGACTCTGGCCGGATATCCTGCCAAAACGCCTGCGCGAATGGCGCGACCGGTTCGAACACCACCTGATCCTCAAGGTGCACGACGACGGTATCGAGGAAGCGCAGCACCACCTTGACCGCTTCTTTGCCGAACGCGCCGGGGGTTTCTTTGCCTGCTCACCGCGCGAAGCCACAATCGCCGGACTGCACCGCTTCGCCGCGGCGGGCGCGGCTGTGCGCTACCAGGCCATTCACGCCGCGGATGTGGAGGACATCCTCCCGCTCGACATCGCACTCAAGCGCAACGACCGCCAGTGGCAAGAGCAACTGCCCGAGGAGATCAACCGCCACCTGGTGCACCGTCTCTACTACGGCCACTTCCTGTGCCACGTGCTGCACCAGGATTACATCGTCAAGAAAGGGGTCGACGTCGCCGACCTGAAAGCGCGCATGCTCGCCATTCTCGACCAGCGCGGCGCCGAGTACCCGGCCGAGCACAACGTCGGCCACCTCTACACCGCAAAGCCTGCCCTGGCCGACTTCTACCGCCGGATCGACCCGACCAATTCGCTCAACCCGGGCATCGGCAAACAGTCTAAGCGCAAGCACTACGCCTGA
- a CDS encoding CHRD domain-containing protein, whose amino-acid sequence MTFFALSSQRALLRPAAVLVASLALFACSDDNDPTTTPFVVDLSSLQSVPLVSVANADGRASLNIDTLGGTINGTVTVSDLTGQASMVHIHTGFAGETGGVVVGLEGNSDGSVWTIPDATVLDAAAVAALNEGGLYINVHTAANPAGEIRGQILPSNVELFRTTLAGEQEVPPVTTTATGTGYLTLNRTSGAVRAVLRTTGVDDATLAHVHQAARGANGGVLFGLEQDSGTAGIWRSPAGQTLDADGIAALTTSGLYYNVHTPANPGGELRGQIGSTQFDVSIENVSDSGTLNTSGGTVAVPLSPGAYLIHREGFSPLLQPRNPASTGLEQVAEDGNPANFPTDVPGSVIFNTPVAAGAPGPIGPGGAYSFTFDASPGDKLAFVTMFVQSNDWFYTPTDEDDSVSLFSDTGTPLQADVSGQIALWESGTELDEEPGVGINQAPRQSGPNVGTPEAGTVGGLAGRGKSADLNGAVIRVTVTPLR is encoded by the coding sequence GCTGAGACCGGCTGCGGTGCTCGTCGCATCGCTGGCACTGTTCGCGTGCAGCGACGACAACGACCCGACCACCACGCCCTTCGTGGTCGACCTCTCTTCGTTGCAGTCGGTACCGTTGGTGAGCGTCGCGAACGCGGACGGCCGCGCGTCGCTCAACATCGACACGCTTGGCGGCACCATCAACGGCACGGTGACCGTGAGTGACTTGACCGGCCAGGCCAGCATGGTGCACATCCACACCGGTTTCGCTGGCGAGACCGGTGGGGTCGTGGTTGGCCTCGAGGGCAACAGCGACGGGTCGGTCTGGACGATTCCGGACGCCACTGTGCTTGACGCTGCAGCAGTTGCCGCCCTGAACGAAGGTGGCCTCTACATCAACGTGCACACGGCGGCGAACCCGGCCGGGGAGATCCGCGGCCAGATTCTGCCGAGCAATGTAGAGCTCTTCCGCACCACGCTCGCAGGTGAGCAGGAGGTGCCGCCGGTCACGACCACGGCCACAGGCACCGGCTACCTCACCTTGAACCGCACATCGGGCGCCGTGCGCGCCGTGCTCCGCACCACCGGTGTGGATGATGCAACCCTGGCCCATGTTCACCAGGCGGCGCGCGGCGCCAACGGCGGCGTGCTGTTCGGCCTCGAGCAGGACAGCGGCACGGCCGGTATCTGGCGCTCGCCCGCGGGGCAGACCCTCGACGCGGATGGCATTGCTGCGCTGACGACCAGCGGGCTCTACTACAACGTCCACACGCCAGCCAACCCGGGTGGTGAGCTGCGGGGGCAGATCGGCTCGACACAGTTCGACGTCAGCATCGAGAACGTGTCCGACAGCGGTACGTTGAACACCTCTGGCGGTACCGTGGCCGTGCCGCTGTCACCGGGCGCCTACCTGATCCACCGAGAGGGGTTCAGCCCCTTGCTTCAGCCACGCAACCCCGCGAGCACCGGGCTCGAACAGGTGGCCGAAGACGGCAACCCGGCAAACTTCCCGACCGATGTGCCGGGCAGCGTGATCTTCAACACCCCGGTTGCCGCCGGTGCACCGGGCCCGATTGGTCCGGGTGGTGCCTACAGCTTCACTTTCGACGCCTCGCCGGGTGACAAGCTCGCCTTCGTGACCATGTTCGTGCAGTCGAACGACTGGTTCTACACGCCGACCGACGAGGACGACAGCGTGAGCCTGTTCTCCGACACCGGCACGCCGCTGCAGGCGGACGTCAGCGGCCAGATCGCACTCTGGGAGTCGGGCACCGAGCTCGACGAGGAACCCGGTGTGGGCATCAACCAGGCGCCGCGCCAGTCCGGCCCGAACGTGGGCACACCGGAGGCCGGCACCGTAGGTGGCCTCGCCGGTCGCGGCAAGAGTGCCGACCTCAACGGCGCCGTGATCCGGGTGACGGTGACACCGTTGCGCTAA
- a CDS encoding oxidoreductase codes for MTESSDPTVLGTPLELPCGAVLKNRIAKSAMSDSLGDGQGDPTAAQLRLYERWAEGGVAVSFIGEVQVDARYPEKPGNLALWPGSDTAKLRELARRARVGGAHLWPQLGHAGALAHPPISAPAGPSALDLDGLRCRALSTAEVERLPQQFADAARTAKALGFSGVHLHAGHGFLFSQFLSPLFNRRTDGYGGSIEGRARIVLDTVAAVRDAVGTAFPVGLRLNSSDLLEGGLTEAESLEVVGMLDGTTLDLIDVSGGTYFPGAASSSDATGSGPYYVDFALRARARTQIPLMVTGGFKTRAQAVDAVGRGAADVVGVARALAIDPALAANWLDRAGGDPAFPRFDGTPPPGGITAWYTQRLTAVGEDRDAAYDESLESALDAYDARDAARCDRWRALQARVAEVM; via the coding sequence ATGACCGAGTCTTCCGACCCCACCGTGCTCGGCACGCCACTCGAACTGCCCTGCGGTGCGGTGTTGAAAAACCGCATTGCGAAATCGGCGATGTCGGACTCGCTCGGGGACGGTCAGGGAGACCCGACCGCCGCGCAGCTGCGCTTGTACGAGCGCTGGGCCGAAGGTGGCGTTGCGGTGTCCTTTATCGGTGAGGTGCAGGTCGACGCGCGCTACCCCGAAAAGCCCGGCAACCTCGCGCTTTGGCCCGGCAGTGACACCGCGAAGTTGCGTGAATTGGCCCGCCGTGCCCGGGTCGGAGGCGCCCACCTCTGGCCGCAGTTGGGCCACGCCGGGGCGCTGGCGCACCCGCCGATCAGCGCGCCGGCGGGCCCGTCGGCGCTCGACCTCGACGGTTTGCGGTGCCGGGCCTTGAGCACGGCCGAGGTCGAGCGGCTGCCCCAGCAGTTTGCCGACGCCGCGCGCACCGCAAAGGCTCTGGGCTTCAGTGGGGTGCACCTGCACGCTGGCCACGGCTTTCTGTTCAGCCAGTTTCTGTCACCGCTCTTCAACCGACGCACGGACGGCTACGGCGGCAGCATCGAAGGGCGCGCACGCATCGTGCTAGACACCGTCGCTGCGGTGCGCGACGCGGTCGGGACCGCCTTTCCGGTCGGCTTGCGCCTCAATTCGAGTGACCTGCTGGAGGGCGGCCTGACCGAGGCGGAGTCCCTCGAGGTGGTCGGCATGCTCGACGGCACCACACTCGACCTCATCGATGTGAGTGGTGGCACCTATTTCCCCGGCGCGGCCTCCAGCTCCGACGCGACGGGCAGCGGGCCTTACTACGTCGACTTTGCGCTGCGTGCCCGCGCGCGGACGCAGATCCCCTTGATGGTCACAGGCGGTTTCAAGACGCGTGCGCAGGCAGTCGATGCGGTCGGTCGCGGCGCGGCGGACGTCGTTGGGGTGGCGCGTGCCCTCGCTATCGACCCGGCACTGGCGGCGAATTGGCTCGACCGGGCGGGTGGGGACCCCGCCTTTCCGCGCTTTGACGGCACTCCGCCGCCCGGCGGTATCACGGCGTGGTACACGCAACGGCTCACGGCGGTGGGCGAAGACCGCGACGCGGCCTACGACGAGAGCCTGGAGTCGGCCCTGGACGCCTACGACGCGCGCGATGCCGCGCGGTGCGACCGCTGGCGTGCCTTGCAAGCCCGGGTTGCCGAGGTCATGTGA
- a CDS encoding NAD(P)H-hydrate dehydratase: protein MHELLTPAQMHLADRAAIDAGTPGITLMEHAGTAVAGAVQRAFPGAVRVVVVCGIGNNGGDGFVVARLLSEAGLEVSVELLGEVSRLVGDARLAFDAMDTALVLDGPADYAAADVIVDAVFGAGLNRPILSPGGVTAPVGTVPKGAQRNIAAAIDAINASHTPVVAVDLPSGIDGLSGQVLGTAIRAHTTVTFFRFKPAHLLMPGRAHCGERVLAQIGIEDAMLAASGVAAHGNAPALWRDTYPVPALDGHKYHRGHCVVVSGPLRFGGAARLAATAALRVGAGLVTLASPNEAVAAHASHLTTVMVAECEGATALDALLADTRFTGVALGFGLPPDVATRGTVLAVLARGRPTVLDAGALVAFADEANTLLDAVTRADTPVVLTPHDGEFARLFPDLVDAPSKLDRARSAAVRSGATVVLKGPDTVVASPSGALSVNDTAPPWLATAGSGDVLAGVIAGLLTQGMPAFEAASAAVWLHGQAAHSAGPALVASDLDAGLRSVIQAHIHSGSPDTARGTWAP from the coding sequence ATGCATGAACTCTTGACTCCCGCCCAGATGCACCTGGCCGATCGGGCTGCGATCGACGCCGGTACACCCGGCATCACGCTCATGGAGCACGCCGGGACCGCGGTTGCCGGCGCGGTACAGCGAGCGTTTCCCGGCGCCGTCAGGGTGGTGGTGGTCTGCGGTATCGGCAACAACGGTGGCGACGGTTTCGTGGTGGCGCGGCTGTTGTCGGAAGCGGGGCTCGAGGTGTCGGTCGAGCTGCTCGGCGAGGTGTCCCGGCTTGTCGGGGACGCCAGGCTCGCCTTCGATGCGATGGATACCGCGTTGGTGCTCGACGGCCCGGCGGACTACGCCGCGGCCGATGTCATCGTCGACGCGGTCTTTGGTGCCGGTCTGAACCGCCCGATCCTGTCCCCGGGCGGCGTGACAGCGCCGGTCGGCACCGTACCCAAGGGCGCGCAGCGCAACATCGCGGCCGCCATTGACGCCATCAACGCAAGCCATACGCCGGTGGTGGCAGTGGATCTCCCGAGCGGCATCGACGGCTTGAGCGGACAGGTGCTCGGCACAGCGATCCGCGCCCACACCACGGTGACCTTCTTTCGCTTCAAACCCGCACATCTTCTGATGCCGGGGCGGGCGCACTGCGGTGAACGGGTGCTCGCGCAGATCGGCATCGAGGACGCGATGCTTGCCGCGAGCGGCGTCGCTGCCCACGGCAACGCGCCCGCGCTCTGGCGCGACACCTACCCGGTGCCGGCGCTGGACGGCCACAAATACCACCGCGGTCATTGTGTCGTGGTGTCCGGGCCGCTGCGCTTCGGCGGCGCAGCCCGGCTCGCGGCGACCGCCGCGCTGCGCGTCGGCGCGGGGCTGGTCACCTTGGCGAGTCCGAACGAGGCGGTTGCGGCCCACGCCAGCCACCTCACGACCGTCATGGTTGCAGAATGCGAGGGCGCAACCGCTCTGGACGCCTTACTGGCCGACACGCGTTTCACCGGTGTTGCCCTCGGCTTCGGCTTGCCGCCCGATGTGGCGACGCGCGGCACCGTGCTGGCGGTGCTCGCGCGCGGCCGGCCGACGGTGCTCGATGCCGGTGCACTGGTCGCCTTTGCAGACGAAGCGAATACGCTCCTCGACGCGGTCACCCGCGCAGACACGCCCGTCGTGCTCACGCCGCACGACGGCGAATTTGCCCGGCTGTTTCCGGATCTCGTCGACGCGCCGTCGAAACTCGACCGGGCCCGGTCCGCCGCCGTGCGGAGCGGTGCCACGGTGGTGTTGAAAGGGCCGGACACGGTGGTCGCCTCGCCAAGCGGCGCGCTCTCGGTCAATGACACCGCACCCCCCTGGCTCGCGACCGCCGGCAGCGGCGACGTGCTCGCCGGTGTCATCGCCGGCCTCCTGACCCAGGGCATGCCGGCCTTCGAGGCCGCGAGTGCCGCTGTCTGGTTGCACGGCCAGGCGGCCCACAGCGCGGGGCCGGCGTTGGTTGCGAGCGACCTCGACGCGGGGTTGAGGTCGGTGATCCAGGCGCACATCCACTCCGGGTCACCGGACACTGCACGAGGCACTTGGGCACCATGA
- a CDS encoding class IV adenylate cyclase: MRRFADGSAELIYYERDDTAEPEGSFYLVAPQADPDCADAALRRAVGYGGRVRKQRTSYRVGRTRVHLDRVDGLGDFMELEVVLAESDEVGEGVAEAERIRTALGIPLDALVEGAYLDLLSRDAMS; this comes from the coding sequence TTGCGTCGTTTCGCCGATGGCAGTGCCGAACTGATCTACTACGAGCGAGATGACACGGCAGAACCCGAGGGCAGCTTCTACCTAGTTGCGCCGCAAGCCGATCCGGATTGCGCAGACGCGGCGCTGCGCCGCGCAGTGGGATACGGTGGACGCGTACGCAAGCAGCGCACCTCATACAGGGTAGGCCGGACGCGCGTGCACCTCGATCGCGTCGACGGACTCGGCGACTTCATGGAATTGGAGGTGGTGCTTGCCGAATCGGACGAGGTTGGCGAAGGCGTAGCGGAAGCCGAGCGTATCCGCACAGCGCTGGGCATCCCTCTCGACGCACTGGTGGAGGGTGCCTACCTTGATCTTCTGAGCCGCGATGCCATGAGTTGA